The Pseudodesulfovibrio sp. zrk46 genome contains a region encoding:
- a CDS encoding TetR/AcrR family transcriptional regulator: MAEKKPRKRRSRTDLLEAGLTILAKHGERALTIDSLSKRLKVTKGSFYHHFGSRDEFSRQLLEYWAEMHTQQFIEVCEQADTVEDSYCTLDALAQEMDDDIEVAVRSWALRDPLAREYQEQVDRARMEYLRKLYRDMLGNDEQAELFSQLEYATFVGSRQIMPRPDKERIGEMIDLWTAMLKQFLKGEKR, encoded by the coding sequence ATGGCGGAAAAGAAACCCCGCAAAAGGCGTTCCCGCACCGACTTGCTCGAAGCCGGTCTGACCATACTGGCCAAGCACGGTGAACGCGCTCTGACCATCGACTCCTTGAGCAAGCGTCTCAAGGTGACCAAGGGATCGTTTTACCATCACTTCGGTTCTCGCGACGAATTCTCCCGACAGTTGCTGGAGTACTGGGCCGAGATGCACACCCAGCAATTCATTGAAGTCTGCGAACAGGCCGACACCGTGGAAGACAGTTACTGCACGCTTGATGCCCTCGCACAGGAAATGGACGATGACATTGAAGTTGCAGTGCGTTCATGGGCCCTGCGCGATCCTCTGGCCAGAGAGTATCAGGAGCAGGTGGACCGGGCGCGCATGGAATATCTGCGCAAACTCTATCGGGATATGCTTGGTAATGACGAGCAGGCCGAACTGTTCAGTCAGCTTGAATACGCTACGTTCGTGGGATCACGTCAGATCATGCCGCGCCCGGACAAGGAGCGGATTGGCGAAATGATCGACCTGTGGACCGCCATGCTCAAACAATTCCTCAAAGGAGAGAAGCGATGA